In a genomic window of Tripterygium wilfordii isolate XIE 37 chromosome 8, ASM1340144v1, whole genome shotgun sequence:
- the LOC120003354 gene encoding probable purine permease 11 — protein MTDNEEPILTREATLTVQSPLIKLKRWQWWLLVGINIFFLVAGQSAAVLLGRFYYDQGGNSKWMATLVQTAAFPILYMPLFLLSSSRESSSPSTSNAVLALIYFLLGAMIAGDNLLYSVGLSYLSASTYSLLCATQLAFNAVFSYFINSQKFTALIFNSVIALSLSAALIAVNDDSGEPSGVSKWHYIVGFISTIGASALYSLLLSLMQFSFEKVLKRETFSVVLEMQIYTSLVATVVSVVGLFASGDWNTLPVEMANFQKGRVSYVMTLVWTAVTWQVCSVGVVGLIFVVSSLFSNVISTVALAVSPIAAVIVFHDKMNGVKVIAMLMAIWGFASYIYQNYLDDSKVRKTLSDGDQTHNDSFC, from the exons ATGACAG ATAATGAAGAACCCATTTTGACCAGGGAAGCAACGTTAACAGTGCAATCACCACTGATTAAGCTCAAGCGTTGGCAATGGTGGCTTCTTGTTGGAATCAATATCTTCTTCTTAGTTGCAGGACAGTCTGCTGCTGTTCTTCTGGGCAGATTTTATTATGACCAGGGTGGAAATAGTAAATGGATGGCCACCCTAGTCCAGACTGCTGCTTTCCCAATTCTTTACATGCCactcttccttctttcttcatcCAGGGAATCTTCATCCCCCTCGACCTCTAATGCTGTCCTTGCATTGATATACTTCCTTCTGGGAGCTATGATAGCTGGTGACAACTTGTTATATTCAGTCGGGCTGTCTTACCTCTCAGCATCTACCTATTCCCTACTTTGTGCAACACAATTAGCTTTTAATGCTGTGTTCTCATATTTCATCAACTCCCAGAAGTTCACTGCTTTAATATTTAACTCTGTGATTGCCCTCTCATTATCTGCTGCTCTCATCGCTGTCAATGATGACTCTGGAGAACCATCTGGAGTTTCAAAGTGGCATTACATTGTCGGCTTCATTTCTACCATTGGTGCTTCAGCACTATACTCTCTTTTGCTTTCATTGATGCAGTTTTCCTTTGAGAAGGTCTTGAAAAGGGAAACGTTCTCCGTGGTTTTGGAAATGCAAATATATACATCACTTGTTGCAACTGTGGTTTCAGTTGTGGGCCTCTTTGCAAGCGGTGATTGGAATACTTTGCCTGTGGAAATGGCAAACTTTCAAAAGGGCAGAGTTTCATATGTGATGACTTTAGTTTGGACAGCAGTAACTTGGCAGGTTTGTTCTGTTGGTGTTGTAGGCTTGATTTTTGTGGTGTCTTCCCTCTTCTCAAACGTAATCAGTACTGTTGCATTGGCTGTGAGTCCCATTGCTGCCGTGATTGTTTTCCATGACAAAATGAATGGCGTGAAGGTAATCGCTATGCTCATGGCGATTTGGGGTTTCGCTTCTTATATTTATCAGAATTACCTTGATGATTCTAAGGTGAGAAAAACGCTAAGTGATGGCGATCAAACCCATAATGATTCTTTCTGCTGA
- the LOC120003644 gene encoding putative F-box protein At4g17565: MIEVNKDMYLLNPFLEKRLDLPPAICQKGVYFGKVILSTIPIPNNNAADCFVMIWYSFGKLDFCKVGDKSWRCIDTSILNPSRRHKSCLTDAIFFEDKFYLVSVYGEIYACDPNAKEPILSTHYERQNPSARIFWHLMESGGELFGIMHDFFRKPDEERVKHIESLSNEGREDIYNRFHEYHRCWSWYKTCSFEVYKLSVSGCNSRFIKVDNLDGKAAFLGRNNSFTISNPSVFGYHGNRIYFSDDRYRSYGMNVFNMEDGVFKPLYLTNSQLPKAPPIWGSLSNVIGFFDMPFYHAVV; the protein is encoded by the exons ATGATTGAGGTAAACAAGGATATGTATCTATTGAATCCATTCTTGGAAAAGCGCTTAGATCTTCCTCCAGCGATTTGCCAGAAAGGCGTCTACTTTGGCAAAGTCATCTTATCAACCATTCCCATTCCTAATAATAATGCTGCTGATTGCTTTGTCATGATTTGGTACAGTTTTGGTAAGCTGGATTTTTGCAAGGTAGGCGACAAATCTTGGAGATGTATCGACACATCAATCTTAAATCCTTCTCGTAGGCACAAATCATGCTTGACTGATGCAATATTCTTCGAGGATAAATTCTATTTGGTATCGGTTTATGGGGAGATTTATGCTTGTGATCCTAACGCTAAGGAACCAATACTGTCTACACATTATGAAAGACAAAACCCAAGTGCACGTATATTTTGGCATCTGATGGAATCCGGGGGAGAGTTGTTCGGAATCATGCATGACTTTTTTCGTAAACCAGACGAAGAGAGAGTCAAACACATAGAATCCCTTAGCAATGAAGGAAGAGAAGATATATACAATAGATTTCATGAATATCATCGCTGCTGGAGTTGGTACAAAACTTGTTCTTTTGAAGTATATAAGCTGAGTGTGAGTGGATGCAACTCAAGATTTATAAAAGTAGACAATTTAGATGGGAAGGCGGCGTTTTTGGGTAGGAATAATTCCTTTACCATCTCAAACCCGAGTGTTTTTGGCTACCATGGAAACCGAATATATTTTAGTGATGATAGATATAGAAGTTATGGTATGAATGTATTCAACATGGAGGATGGTGTTTTCAAGCCACTTTACCTGACAAATTCTCAGCTCCCGAAAGCACCACCTATTTGG GGTTCATTGAGTAATGTTATTGGCTTTTTCGACATGCCTTTCTACCATGCAGTTGTATGA
- the LOC120003486 gene encoding 10 kDa chaperonin 1, chloroplastic-like: protein MAMASTFVTFPKPFAVTRTSGPSLSQQRILGLRKCSLRINAVAQKLEPKKVVPQADRVLIRLEELPEKSAGGVLLPKSAVKFERYLMGEILSVGAEVGQNMEAGKKVLFSDINAYEVDLGTDSRHCFCKASDLLAVVE from the exons ATGGCGATGGCGTCTACTTTTGTCACATTCCCAAAGCCATTCGCTGTCACCAGAACCAGTGGCCCATCTCTCTCTCAACAGAGAATTCTCG GTTTGCGGAAGTGTTCGCTGAGAATCAATGCTGTTGCCCAGAAATTGGAACCCAAGAAG GTTGTTCCACAGGCTGATAGAGTCCTTATCCGTCTCGAGGAGCTACCCGAG AAATCAGCCGGCGGCGTATTGTTGCCCAAATCTGCTGTCAAGTTTGAGCGGTACCTGATGGGAGAG ATACTCTCTGTTGGTGCTGAGGTTGGGCAAAATATGGAGGCTGGAAAGAAG GTTCTTTTTTCAGACATAAATGCATATGAG GTTGATTTGGGAACAGATTCTCGGCACTGCTTCTGTAAGGCTAGCGACTTATTGGCCGTGGTGGAGTAA
- the LOC120004257 gene encoding cytosolic sulfotransferase 12-like produces MDSVESLKAKLDQLPRESFAGAFNLYEWEGFWYHQDLIKCGMAIKSKFEALDDDVILTTSMKTGTTWLKALVLCIMKSQSLKEGEEDPLEKANPQASLKSLEEIYFNPNPNISGISSPRLFHTHFPYKALPDSVKNSNCKIVYLVRNPKDTFVSMWDFLNKAKGPNQPGIPFERAFASFSKGVHLYGPFFDHALEYWTESLNRPDKVLVLKYEDLKRDPKEQVKRLASFLGKPFAKEEDIDSVIWRCSIERLKNLEVNKTGVTDTVRKMPNSTFFRLGVVGDWKNHFTAEMSDSLDQVKRKKLEGSGLDLDD; encoded by the coding sequence ATGGATTCAGTTGAGTCATTGAAGGCTAAACTCGATCAACTTCCCCGAGAATCATTTGCTGGGGCTTTTAATCTCTATGAGTGGGAAGGATTTTGGTACCACCAAGATCTGATCAAATGTGGAATGGCAATCAAATCCAAATTTGAAGCACTTGATGACGATGTTATCTTGACAACCTCCATGAAAACCGGCACGACGTGGCTCAAGGCATTAGTTCTTTGCATCATGAAGTCACAGAGCCTCAAAGAAGGAGAGGAGGACCCTTTGGAGAAGGCAAATCCTCAGGCTTCTTTGAAGAGTCTGGAAGAAATATATTTCAATCCCAATCCTAATATTTCAGGTATATCGTCTCCTAGACTCTTTCATACTCATTTCCCTTACAAAGCTTTGCCAGATTCGGTAAAGAACTCGAACTGCAAGATAGTCTACCTGGTCCGAAACCCCAAAGATACGTTTGTGTCAATGTGGGACTTCCTTAACAAAGCAAAGGGACCCAACCAACCTGGAATTCCATTTGAGAGAGCATTTGCGAGTTTCTCCAAGGGAGTTCACTTGTATGGTCCATTCTTTGATCATGCCTTGGAGTACTGGACAGAGAGCTTGAATCGTCCAGACAAGGTACTTGTCCTGAAGTACGAAGACCTGAAAAGAGATCCTAAAGAACAGGTGAAAAGGCTCGCATCGTTTCTTGGGAAACCATTCGCCAAGGAAGAAGACATTGATAGCGTAATATGGAGGTGCAGCATAGAGAGGCTTAAAAACTTGGAGGTGAATAAGACCGGTGTTACTGATACCGTTCGAAAGATGCCCAATAGCACCTTTTTCAGGCTTGGAGTGGTTGGGGACTGGAAAAACCACTTCACTGCCGAGATGAGTGATTCCCTTGATCAAGTTAAGCGCAAGAAACTGGAAGGGTCTGGCCTTGATCTTGACGATTAA
- the LOC120003503 gene encoding 40S ribosomal protein S11 has translation MAEQTEKAFLKQPKVFLCSKKTGKGKRPGKGGNRFWKNIGLGFKTPREAIDGTYIDKKCPFAGTVSIRGRILAGTCHSAKMTRTIIVRRNYLHFVKKYQRYEKRHSNIPAHVSPCFRVKEGDHVIIGQCRPLSKTVRFNVLKVIPAGSGGSGKKAFTAI, from the exons ATGGCGGAGCAG ACGGAGAAGGCATTTTTGAAGCAGCCGAAGGTGTTTCTATG CTCGAAGAAAACTGGCAAGGGGAAAAGGCCAGGAAAGGGCGGAAACCGCTTCTGGAAGAACATTGGGCTTGGTTTTAAGACACCCAGAGAAGCAATTGATG GTACATATATTGATAAGAAATGTCCATTCGCTGGCACTGTATCTATCAGGGGTCGTATTCTGGCTGGCACTTGCCACAGTGCAAAAATGACAAGGACCATCATTGTTCGAAGGAACTATCTTCATTTTGTTAAGAAATACCAAAG ATATGAGAAGAGGCACTCCAATATTCCCGCTCATGTTTCCCCATGCTTCCGTGTGAAGGAAGGAGACCATGTTATCATTGGCCAATGCAG GCCACTGTCAAAGACGGTGAGGTTCAATGTTTTGAAAGTGATTCCAGCAGGATCGGGTGGCAGTGGGAAAAAGGCTTTTACGGCAATTTGA
- the LOC120003645 gene encoding FCS-Like Zinc finger 3-like — translation MKVFHFVVIHPITLYIRHYPPLHLPPHSPFFLSHSCTTRRNLAEASSAMAYYSATSYLDHRNEPHFLESCFLCRKPLGCNADIFMYRGNTPFCSKECRQEQIEIDEAKEKSWKRSSAAASSSGSGSIRKAEPQNKTIRTGTVAVA, via the exons ATGAAAGTAT TCCACTTTGTCGTTATTCACCCCATCACTCTTTATATACGTCACTACCCACCTCTTCATCTTCCCCCTCACTCGCCATTTTTTCTTAGCCATAGTTGCACAACCCGGCGCAATTTAGCAGAAGCTTCGTCTGCCATGGCTTATTACAGTGCTACTTCATATTTGGATCATCGCAACGAGCCTCACTTTCTCGAATCGTGTTTTCTCTGCCGGAAGCCACTCGGATGCAACGCTGACATCTTCATGTACAG AGGGAATACACCGTTTTGTAGTAAAGAGTGTAGGCAAGAGCAGATAGAGATCGATGAGGCCAAGGAGAAGAGCTGGAAACGATCCTctgctgctgcttcttcttctggatctggatctatcAGAAAAGCAGAACCGCAGAACAAAACTATACGGACGGGGACAGTTGCAGTCGCTTAA
- the LOC120003981 gene encoding uncharacterized protein LOC120003981: MKKLLQKAYAAGTTSDLYMAYKGLEEKKESVVSSEVTDSVTLKQESADVHGGNDAVSEKGVQNKAEPDDWEDAADISALKLESPANAGEVHGGSLNYGKDGNENTDKKYSKDFLLQFAERCKNLPEGFEIASDIAEALMVDDDRWNKQPGPFGGRDPRLDIGYGSNAGFRPGRGGNYGIFKNPRVQVPVQYEGILSGPNLDVGHSSPSTRAGHGSRKNNFTPDEDILLCSAYINTSKDAIERNNQQSSTFWGRVCKYMEDNGGTLGGRSAASVESRWSEINKHCGKFIGYLSKIEMLKQSGQTEQGRCNEALELYTSEMDKPFHYHHCWEVLKDDPKWQASLSSTKQRNNNEASVDISDAVDLGDDSEPSSNQERPLERKASKEMLKKKKGEEVGEGSISTFTPEFWKHKEECEKEKADSHERALQQHQEMLHIQRQRLNMDIIQTNTSNMDPRQAAYFKQLKAKIYQDMGL; the protein is encoded by the exons atgaaaaaacTTCTCCAGAAAGCATATGCTGCTGGGACAACTTCTGATCTTTACATGGCATATAAGGGGctggaggaaaagaaagaatctgTTGTTTCTTCCGAAGTCACTGATAGCGTTACTTTGAAGCAGGAGTCTGCTGATGTTCATGGAGGAAATGATGCAGTGAGCGAGAAAGGGGTGCAGAATAAAGCTGAGCCTGATGATTGGGAAGATGCTGCTGACATATctgcattgaaacttgaaagtccAGCCAATGCGGGGGAAGTTCATGGAGGATCATTGAATTATGGAAAGGATGGAAATGAAAATACGGACAAAAAGTATTCTAAAGATTTTCTCTTGCAATTCGCAGAAAGGTGTAAAAATCTGCCTGAGggttttgaaattgcatcaGATATAGCCGAGGCCTTGATGGTTGATGATGACAGATGGAATAAGCAGCCAGGTCCTTTTGGAGGGAGAGACCCACGTCTTGATATTGGTTACGGAAGCAATGCAGGATTTCGTCCTGGTCGAGGAGGCAATTATGGTATTTTTAAAAATCCTCGGGTACAGGTTCCTGTGCAATATGAAGGGATTTTATCTGGACCAAATTTGGATGTTGGCCATTCGAGTCCTTCCACACGAGCTGGACATGGTTCAAGGAAAAATAATTTCACCCCAGATGAGGATATTCTCCTTTGTTCTGCATATATCAATACATCCAAAGATGCAATCGAAAGAAATAATCAACAATCTAGTACTTTTTGGGGCCGGGTTTGCAAATATATGGAGGATAATGGAGGAACATTGGGAGGTCGTTCTGCAGCTTCTGTAGAAAGTCGTTGGAGTGAAATCAATAAGCATTGTGgtaaatttattggatatttaaGCAAGATTGAAATGCTAAAGCAAAGTGGACAAACTGAGCAAGGAAGG TGTAATGAGGCTCTGGAACTATACACCTCCGAAATGGACAAGCCATTTCATTATCACCACTGTTGGGAAGTTTTGAAGGATGATCCAAAATGGCAAGCATCTTTATCATCCACAAAGCAAAGAAACAATAATGAAGCTAGTGTTGATATATCCGATGCTGTTGACTTAGGGGACGACAGCGAACCCTCCTCTAACCAGGAAAGACCATTGGAAAGAAAAGCCTCAAAGGAgatgttgaagaagaaaaaaggggaagagGTCGGTGAGGGATCAATTTCAACTTTCACACCAGAATTTTGGAAACACAAGGAGGaatgtgaaaaagaaaaagctgATTCCCATGAAAGAGCTTTGCAACAACACCAAGAAATGCTACATATTCAGCGGCAACGTCTCAACATGGATATTATTCAAACAAACACTAGTAACATGGATCCCAGGCAAGCAGCGTACTTTAAGCAATTAAAGGCGAAAATTTACCAAGATATGGGTTTGTAA